One Bacteroidota bacterium DNA window includes the following coding sequences:
- a CDS encoding YdcF family protein, producing MFFYTSKIFSFLITPAIWIFLLLVYALLCKDKIRRRSLIWALSLFYVFSNSFLLEEVNRCWEIPATSYKDLKTYDAGIVLGGMLDYDIELDRIQFYRGADRLFQAIELYKTGAIKKILFTGGSGSIEFANIKEGMFVRRYLLTLGIPDKDIWIENESRNTRENAVFTKNLLDEKEYSRGKFLLITSGRHMRRAMACFRKVGIDVFPYSVDRDASSVRRYALDYLLIPDAETLWKWDSLIHEWMGMLIYKIKGYA from the coding sequence ATGTTTTTTTATACTTCGAAAATATTTTCCTTTCTCATTACTCCCGCAATATGGATTTTTCTTTTGCTGGTGTATGCGCTTCTTTGCAAAGATAAAATCAGGAGAAGAAGTTTGATTTGGGCGCTTTCCTTATTCTATGTTTTTTCCAATTCTTTTTTACTCGAAGAAGTTAACCGCTGCTGGGAAATTCCTGCTACTTCCTATAAAGATTTAAAAACATACGATGCAGGAATTGTGCTGGGCGGAATGCTCGATTACGATATTGAACTGGACAGAATACAATTTTACCGCGGTGCTGACCGGTTATTTCAGGCGATTGAATTATATAAAACCGGAGCAATAAAAAAAATTTTATTTACCGGAGGAAGCGGCAGCATTGAGTTTGCAAATATTAAAGAAGGAATGTTTGTGCGCAGGTATTTGCTCACGCTCGGAATTCCGGATAAAGATATTTGGATTGAGAATGAATCGCGCAACACGAGGGAGAATGCGGTGTTTACAAAAAATCTTCTCGATGAGAAGGAATATTCGCGCGGAAAATTTTTGCTGATTACTTCCGGCAGGCACATGCGAAGGGCAATGGCTTGCTTCCGGAAAGTTGGTATTGATGTTTTTCCCTATAGCGTTGACCGCGATGCGAGTTCCGTGAGGCGTTATGCGCTGGATTATCTTTTAATTCCCGATGCAGAAACGCTCTGGAAATGGGATTCGCTTATTCACGAATGGATGGGAATGCTCATCTATAAAATAAAAGGATATGCCTGA
- a CDS encoding MATE family efflux transporter, with the protein MFTKNFSEHFRKTILLAWPVCLSNLGNVMVGIVDTAMVGGIREDVFGYSATTAQAAVSLANAIYFLVLVFGVGVSFGVTPLAAEADASFNIEENKKLLSHAIILNLVTNLFLFVVLLAFSPVMRHINQPKDVAEFAIPYLNVMMLGMIPLAIFASFKQFAEGLSFTRVAMFITIGSNLLNVFLNWVLIYGKFGITAMGMMGACWATFYSRVAMAVAMFLYIYYSRNFINYREAFLFREISFERLKKIFRIGATSGMQWVFEVSAFAFALVMIGWIGKREQAAHQIALQIAAMTYLMASGISAAASVRVGNQLGLKNIFQLRAAAFSAFAMAIIAQAFWAIIFILFRFSIPVLFNDEVQVREIVSSLLLIAALFQISDGVQIVGLGVLRGIKDVTIPTWITFLAYWLIGLPCSYFLAFKFNLGVEGIWYGLTIGLTVAAIFLFLRFTFVTKRILF; encoded by the coding sequence ATGTTCACCAAAAATTTCAGCGAACATTTTCGCAAAACAATTCTTCTTGCTTGGCCGGTTTGTTTGAGTAATCTCGGCAATGTAATGGTGGGAATTGTGGATACAGCCATGGTGGGCGGAATCCGTGAAGATGTTTTCGGTTACAGCGCCACCACCGCACAAGCGGCAGTTTCGCTCGCGAATGCAATTTATTTTCTCGTTCTTGTGTTTGGCGTGGGTGTTTCTTTCGGAGTAACTCCGCTTGCGGCAGAAGCAGATGCTTCCTTTAATATAGAAGAGAATAAAAAATTGCTGAGCCACGCCATTATTCTGAATCTTGTTACAAATTTATTTTTGTTCGTAGTGCTGCTTGCATTTTCACCAGTCATGCGGCACATCAACCAGCCGAAAGATGTAGCTGAGTTTGCCATTCCTTATTTAAATGTAATGATGCTCGGAATGATTCCGCTGGCAATTTTTGCATCGTTCAAACAATTTGCCGAAGGGCTTTCGTTCACGCGCGTGGCAATGTTCATCACCATCGGTTCAAATCTCCTGAATGTTTTCCTGAACTGGGTTCTTATCTACGGAAAATTCGGAATCACTGCAATGGGAATGATGGGCGCATGCTGGGCAACTTTTTATTCGCGCGTGGCAATGGCGGTTGCCATGTTCCTCTATATTTATTATAGCAGGAATTTTATAAACTACCGCGAAGCATTTCTCTTCAGAGAAATTTCTTTTGAACGTCTGAAAAAAATTTTCAGAATCGGAGCAACTTCCGGAATGCAATGGGTTTTTGAAGTGAGCGCGTTTGCTTTTGCACTGGTGATGATTGGATGGATTGGAAAACGTGAACAAGCCGCGCACCAGATTGCTTTGCAGATTGCCGCCATGACTTACCTGATGGCAAGCGGAATCAGCGCGGCAGCAAGTGTTCGCGTGGGAAACCAACTCGGCTTAAAAAATATTTTTCAACTGCGCGCAGCGGCATTCAGCGCGTTTGCAATGGCAATCATCGCGCAGGCATTTTGGGCAATCATTTTTATTTTGTTCCGGTTTTCAATTCCGGTTTTATTCAATGATGAAGTTCAGGTGAGAGAAATTGTTTCATCGCTGCTTCTCATTGCCGCGCTGTTTCAAATTTCAGATGGCGTACAAATTGTCGGGCTGGGGGTGCTGCGCGGAATAAAAGACGTAACTATTCCCACTTGGATAACTTTTCTCGCTTACTGGCTCATTGGTTTGCCTTGCAGTTATTTTCTTGCGTTCAAATTTAATTTAGGAGTGGAAGGAATCTGGTACGGACTTACGATTGGCTTAACCGTTGCAGCTATTTTTCTTTTCCTGAGATTTACTTTTGTGACGAAAAGAATTTTATTTTAG
- a CDS encoding sulfatase-like hydrolase/transferase gives MSTFFQAIYLDTSMACYFLAFTFLCYILFGFFSKKIFLLINRIYVAIILFLYSIIVIPELKIYDEWGTKMNIKAIRFWEHPSEVINSTSTGFLIFGFIAIGILTFIGFFIHKKICKVEGSEIPFSKRWIGATIFLITIPFLIALGIRGGVQEIPIQQSDAYFSKHNVLNLASVNSGWNLGQSFWENRMNMKGNPYIYFPMEEAKQTVQQLYKTEKDSTIKFLKEKNPNIVLVILESWSADMIHSLGGYDSVTPGFDKLAAQGILFDSIYASGDLSDQGMTAIFSAFPALPSGTSIIGQPGKYGHLPCLNSEFKKIGYTTSYLFGGQLSYGNIKAYMYYNNFDRILEGKDFDSNTPRGKLGVHDEFLYTRQLNELRNEKQPFFAGMFTLSSHSPFDMPMKKKFYWDTDENDYVNGISYADSCLYDFIQKAKKEKWYDNTLFIFVSDHSHRSPKHWVQQQPEYRKIAMMFYGNVIKDEFKGTQYKKICSQIDLAATLLNQFNISSEKFSWSKNLFNPNANEFAFYETHDGFGFVRPNNYLVYSHADNNFPFEKTISLEEKSKLEKEGKSFLQTVFQEYTDF, from the coding sequence TTGTCAACGTTCTTTCAGGCAATTTATTTAGACACTTCAATGGCTTGCTATTTTCTTGCGTTTACTTTTCTCTGCTATATTCTGTTCGGATTCTTTAGCAAAAAAATATTTCTTCTGATTAACCGGATTTATGTTGCCATAATTCTTTTTCTCTATTCAATTATTGTAATTCCCGAACTGAAAATTTATGATGAATGGGGAACGAAGATGAATATTAAAGCTATTCGCTTTTGGGAACATCCTTCTGAAGTAATTAATTCAACGAGTACCGGATTTTTGATTTTTGGATTTATTGCGATTGGTATTTTGACTTTCATTGGATTTTTTATTCACAAAAAAATTTGCAAGGTTGAAGGTTCTGAAATTCCTTTTTCTAAAAGATGGATTGGTGCAACTATATTTCTTATCACCATTCCGTTTTTAATCGCTCTTGGAATTCGCGGAGGTGTTCAGGAAATTCCGATTCAGCAAAGTGATGCATATTTTTCAAAACATAATGTTTTGAATCTTGCTTCTGTGAATTCGGGATGGAATCTCGGGCAAAGTTTTTGGGAAAACAGAATGAACATGAAAGGAAATCCGTATATCTATTTCCCAATGGAAGAAGCAAAACAAACTGTTCAGCAACTTTATAAAACAGAAAAAGATTCCACAATAAAATTTCTAAAAGAAAAAAATCCAAACATTGTTCTTGTTATTCTCGAAAGTTGGTCGGCAGATATGATTCATTCACTGGGCGGATACGACAGTGTTACGCCCGGCTTTGATAAACTTGCCGCGCAGGGAATTTTATTCGACAGCATTTATGCCAGCGGAGATTTATCTGACCAGGGAATGACCGCCATCTTCAGCGCGTTTCCTGCTCTGCCTTCTGGAACTTCTATTATAGGTCAGCCGGGAAAGTATGGACATCTACCTTGCCTGAATTCTGAGTTTAAGAAAATCGGATATACCACTTCTTATTTATTTGGCGGACAACTTAGCTACGGAAATATAAAAGCATATATGTATTACAATAACTTCGACAGGATTCTTGAAGGAAAAGATTTTGATTCGAATACTCCGCGGGGAAAATTAGGAGTGCATGATGAATTTTTATATACAAGACAACTGAATGAATTGCGAAATGAAAAGCAACCATTCTTTGCAGGAATGTTCACGCTCAGCAGCCATTCCCCTTTCGATATGCCTATGAAAAAGAAATTTTACTGGGACACGGATGAAAATGATTATGTGAATGGAATATCTTATGCTGATTCCTGCTTGTATGATTTTATTCAGAAAGCGAAAAAAGAAAAATGGTATGACAACACGCTTTTCATTTTTGTTTCAGACCACAGTCACCGCTCACCGAAACATTGGGTTCAGCAGCAGCCCGAGTACAGAAAAATTGCAATGATGTTTTATGGAAATGTTATCAAGGATGAATTTAAAGGAACACAGTATAAAAAAATCTGTTCGCAGATTGATTTGGCTGCAACATTGCTTAATCAGTTCAATATTTCTTCTGAAAAATTCTCATGGAGCAAGAATCTTTTCAATCCGAACGCGAATGAATTTGCTTTTTACGAAACGCACGATGGTTTTGGATTTGTCCGTCCGAATAATTATTTAGTTTATTCGCATGCCGACAATAATTTTCCATTCGAGAAAACTATTTCTCTTGAAGAAAAATCAAAGTTGGAAAAAGAAGGGAAAAGTTTTCTGCAAACTGTTTTCCAGGAGTATACGGACTTCTAA
- a CDS encoding CBS domain-containing protein, whose product MKISASIYSSKVKSLSTLVKELDEFHVDYFHVDCNDELKVFDDIKAIRKKSKTQIDLHIISDKPEKFFPKVIENNVDLVTFQYENLKGKIKIPKEIKSKLGLAIISETEIDVFEKYKDRFDFILFMTTTPGKSGGTFNKENFKKIREFHQKYPEKKIHVDGGVTADVSFVLRNMGVYSVVSGSYLVNSSVIGSAMHNLRSQYYVPSGMHVRDVMMSKEEIPMIGEDSSFAHMLNTIDEYAVGFTTVADNKGKFAGIISNADVRKGLIRKINDLNSIEVKDIVNKNPIRVYDDFSITEMIEFIKNTKQNILYLPVVDRKNNLTGAITFSNLIKGE is encoded by the coding sequence GTGAAAATCTCCGCTTCTATATATTCAAGCAAAGTAAAATCGCTGAGCACATTAGTGAAAGAACTCGATGAATTTCATGTGGATTATTTTCACGTTGACTGCAACGATGAACTGAAAGTTTTTGATGACATAAAAGCAATCCGAAAAAAAAGCAAAACACAAATTGACCTTCACATCATCAGCGATAAGCCGGAAAAGTTTTTTCCAAAAGTTATAGAGAACAACGTTGACCTGGTAACTTTTCAATATGAAAACCTTAAAGGAAAAATCAAAATTCCAAAAGAAATAAAATCAAAACTCGGGCTTGCAATTATTTCGGAAACAGAAATTGACGTATTTGAAAAATATAAAGACAGATTTGATTTCATTTTATTCATGACTACCACGCCTGGAAAAAGCGGTGGCACGTTCAACAAAGAAAATTTCAAAAAGATCCGCGAGTTTCATCAGAAATATCCTGAGAAAAAAATTCACGTGGATGGCGGAGTGACTGCTGATGTTTCATTCGTGCTGCGCAACATGGGAGTTTACTCTGTTGTTTCCGGTTCGTATCTTGTGAATTCTTCTGTGATTGGAAGCGCCATGCACAATCTTCGCAGCCAGTATTACGTTCCATCAGGAATGCACGTGCGTGATGTGATGATGAGCAAAGAAGAAATTCCTATGATTGGAGAAGATTCTTCTTTCGCTCACATGCTGAATACAATTGACGAATACGCAGTAGGTTTCACAACTGTAGCGGATAACAAAGGAAAATTTGCGGGCATTATCAGCAACGCGGATGTTCGCAAAGGTCTCATTCGGAAAATAAATGATTTGAATTCTATTGAAGTAAAAGACATCGTCAACAAAAATCCGATTCGCGTGTATGATGATTTTTCGATTACTGAAATGATCGAGTTCATCAAGAACACAAAGCAGAACATTTTATATTTGCCTGTGGTTGACCGAAAAAATAATCTGACAGGCGCAATTACATTCAGCAATCTTATCAAAGGAGAATAA
- a CDS encoding bifunctional 3-deoxy-7-phosphoheptulonate synthase/chorismate mutase produces the protein MIIKLKNTVDAIKANELGKELDAFVVKQNGSFVLVTPNKLKEVPEKHKSITAESFVFNDDIQLASKKYINGTREIKISDEISIGGKTNNTVVITGPCSVESEEQIEQAAQLCKKLGVKILRAGAFKPRTSPYSFQGIGLDGLKLLDKMRSKYGLKIISEVRDSTQVQDIIQYSDIIQIGAKSMYDHGILKACAKIKKPILLKRGFGTTLQEFVQAAEFILSGGNENVILCERGIRTFETKTRFTLDLCGVAWLKEHTNLPIILDPSHAIGYAYGVADLTRACIAMGCDGLLVETHPNPAVAKSDASQQLNFDEFTKLYESLKPIAKAIGRNII, from the coding sequence ATGATCATCAAACTAAAAAATACTGTTGACGCAATAAAAGCAAACGAACTCGGAAAAGAATTAGACGCGTTTGTTGTAAAACAAAATGGATCTTTCGTTCTTGTCACACCAAATAAATTAAAAGAAGTTCCTGAGAAACATAAATCAATCACTGCAGAAAGTTTTGTTTTCAATGATGATATTCAACTCGCAAGTAAAAAATATATTAACGGAACAAGAGAAATAAAAATATCTGATGAAATTTCTATAGGAGGAAAAACAAATAATACGGTTGTCATCACAGGGCCATGTTCAGTGGAATCCGAAGAACAGATTGAGCAAGCGGCACAACTTTGCAAAAAACTCGGAGTAAAAATTCTTCGCGCGGGCGCGTTCAAGCCGAGAACTTCTCCCTACAGTTTTCAGGGAATCGGTTTGGATGGCTTGAAGTTGCTGGACAAAATGCGCAGCAAATACGGATTAAAAATAATTTCAGAAGTGCGCGACTCTACGCAAGTGCAGGATATCATTCAGTATTCTGATATTATTCAGATTGGCGCAAAGTCAATGTATGATCACGGAATTCTGAAGGCGTGTGCAAAAATTAAAAAACCTATTCTCCTTAAACGCGGATTCGGAACCACACTTCAGGAGTTCGTTCAGGCAGCCGAATTTATTTTGTCAGGTGGAAATGAAAATGTAATTCTTTGCGAGCGAGGAATTAGAACATTCGAAACTAAAACAAGATTCACTTTGGATTTATGCGGAGTGGCATGGCTGAAAGAACACACGAATCTTCCCATCATTCTTGATCCGAGTCATGCGATTGGATATGCATATGGAGTTGCGGATTTAACCCGCGCTTGCATCGCGATGGGTTGCGATGGCTTGCTTGTTGAAACGCATCCGAATCCCGCAGTGGCAAAATCAGATGCGTCACAACAATTAAATTTTGATGAGTTCACAAAATTATATGAATCACTCAAGCCGATTGCAAAAGCGATTGG